Below is a genomic region from Rhodococcus sp. WMMA185.
ATCGACTGCATCGAGCACGGGACCGGGCTCACCGACGAGACGATCGGACTGATGGCTACCCACGGCGCCGCGCTCGTCCCGACCATGATCAACATCGCGACGTTCCCGCAGATCGCCGACTCCGCCGAGCGGTTCCCGATCTACGCCTCCCACATGCGTGACCTGCACTCGCGAGTCAAGGACACGATCGGTGCGGCTCGGGACGCGGGCATCCCCATCTATGCGGGCACCGACGCAGGCGGATCGATCGCCCATGGGCGGATCGCCGACGAGGTGGAGGAACTGAAGTCGGTCGGGCTGTCGCCGACGGAGGCGCTCGGTGCCGCGTGCTGGAATGCCCGTTCGTGGCTCGGCCATCGAGGACTCGAGGCAGGCGCACCCGCGGACCTGCTGGTCTTCCGGAACGACCCCCGTGCGAGCAGTGACGTTCTCTCCGCGCCCGATGTCGTCGTGTTGCGAGGGCAGGTCGTGAAGACCAGATGACCTTCGTTTTTCTCTCTCGGTGTTCGTCTGGCAGAATAAGGGGCTGTTCGTCGCATCCGGTTACGCACCGAGCGGCGGTCACAGGAAAGAGGCAAAACCGGGCGCGCTATTCCTGCGCGTCGCAGAATTGCACGTGACACGTGGGTGCACTCGTGTGCGCCCCGAAGGAGAAGTACAGCAGTGGCTGTCAAGATCAAGCTCACCCGGCTCGGCAAGATCCGGAACCCTCAGTACCGCATCGTCGTTGCTGATTCCCGCACCCGTCGCAACGGTCGTGCGATCGAGACCATCGGCAAGTACCACCCCAAGGAAGAGCCCTCGCTGATCGAGGTCGATTCCGATCGCGCTCAGTACTGGCTCGGCGTCGGAGCCCAGCCCACCGAGCCTGTCGAGGCAATCCTCAAGATCACCGGTGACTGGCAGAAGTTCAAGGGTCTCCCCGGTGCCGAGGGCACCCTGCGCGTCAAGGAAGCCCAGCCCACCAAGCTCGAACTGTTCCAGGCCGCACTCGCGCAGGCCGAGAACGAGCCCGCTGCCGAGGCCGTCACCCCCAAGAAGAAGAAGGCCAAGGCGGAAGCCAAGGATGACGCCGAGGCTCCCGCAGAAGCGGCTGCTGAGGACGCGGAGGCTGCGCAGAAGTGAGTGCCGTCGTCGCCGATGCCGTAGAGCACCTCGT
It encodes:
- the rpsP gene encoding 30S ribosomal protein S16, encoding MAVKIKLTRLGKIRNPQYRIVVADSRTRRNGRAIETIGKYHPKEEPSLIEVDSDRAQYWLGVGAQPTEPVEAILKITGDWQKFKGLPGAEGTLRVKEAQPTKLELFQAALAQAENEPAAEAVTPKKKKAKAEAKDDAEAPAEAAAEDAEAAQK